The Neofelis nebulosa isolate mNeoNeb1 chromosome X, mNeoNeb1.pri, whole genome shotgun sequence genome has a segment encoding these proteins:
- the LOC131502465 gene encoding E3 ubiquitin-protein ligase SIAH1-like, whose product MSRRAAPTPTGASPSSPPKKVPALAGTTATNNELMSLFECEECFDVVLPPILQCQGGHLVCGSCRPKLTRCPICLSQLGSFRNLALEKVGDSLLFPCKYASSGCEETLRHTAKADHEDLCKYRPYPCPCPGTSCKWQGSLDTVMPHLMHHRETIITLEGEEVVFLATQINLPGAVDWVMLQSCFGFHFLLVLEKEENYDGHQQFFAIAQLIGTRKQAENFAYRFELNGDRRRLAWEATPRSIDEKIATAIGRSDCLVFNTSTAQLFAENDNLGINVTIFMC is encoded by the coding sequence ATGAGCCGCAGGGCTGCACCCACGCCTACTGGAGCCTCGCCTTCTTCGCCGCCCAAGAAGGTGCCTGCCCTGGCTGGCACAACCGCAACCAATAATGAGTTGATGAGTCTTTTTGAGTGTGAGGAATGCTTTGACGTTGTGTTACCACCCATTCTTCAGTGTCAGGGTGGCCATCTTGTTTGTGGCAGTTGTCGCCCAAAGCTCACACGTTGTCCAATCTGCCTGAGCCAGTTAGGATCCTTTCGCAACTTGGCTCTGGAGAAAGTGGGCGATTCCTTGCTATTCCCTTGTAAATATGCCTCTTCTGGATGTGAGGAAACTCTGCGACACACTGCAAAAGCAGACCACGAAGACCTCTGTAAGTATAGGCCTTATCCGTGCCCGTGCCCTGGTACTTCCTGTAAATGGCAAGGCTCTCTGGATACTGTAATGCCCCATCTGATGCATCACCGTGAGACCATTATAACCCTAGAGGGAGAAGAAGTCGTTTTCCTTGCTACACAAATTAATCTTCCTGGTGCTGTTGACTGGGTGATGCTGCAGTCCTGTTTTGGTTTTCACTTCTTGTTGGtcttggagaaagaggaaaactacGACGGTCACCAGCAGTTCTTTGCAATCGCACAGCTGATAGGAACACGCAAGCAAGCTGAAAATTTTGCTTATAGATTTGAACTAAATGGTGATAGGCGGCGATTGGCTTGGGAAGCGACTCCGAGATCTATTGATGAGAAAATTGCAACAGCCATTGGGAGGAGCGACTGCCTAGTCTTTAACACCAGCACTGCACAGCTTTTTGCAGAAAATGACAATTTAGGCATCAATGTAACTATTTTCATGTGTTGA